Sequence from the Amaranthus tricolor cultivar Red isolate AtriRed21 chromosome 1, ASM2621246v1, whole genome shotgun sequence genome:
aaaaaaaatgaagctGAATTTCCACTTATACGAAAGcagtttttttaaatagttaacGCAGATTCAATTGAAATCACCTCATAGTGATACGGTTTTCAATagaaaattagtgtttaattttagttttaaatattttttttgcctTACTTAAAAACAAAGAACTGATCTTGTGCAGTGAAAAAATCCCCACAAAACAAAAGAAGCAAGAAGAATACACAGAAAATGTATGATCAGACAGAACCTGCTGAAAGTTTAGACCCCATAAACATCCCCAAAACAGCTTCTGCAACTGTTACAGAAAAAACTTCTGATTACACTTGGGGCCCCACAAAAGTGAATAATTTTTATACCCATAATCATGAAATGGGTATTACCcattttgatgaattaaaccCATATCCTACAACTGATCTTCTCACACTTCTCCATTTACCTAAATACTCTTTTACTTCTTCATCTAACACTCCTCTTCTTTCTCCAACTTCCTCCTTTGGAAGTTCTGCTTTTAATTTCCCAAGTGTGATGGTGGATAATCCATCTGGAGCTGGGTCTGGGTCTTCTACTATTTCACATGATCCTTTGTTTCATCTTAACTTTCCATTGAGTCAACTTATGTTTCAACAATCTTTTACTGATGGGTTTAATACTGAAAGAGAGATTGatgtttgtggaaatatgaATGGAAATGGAAATTCATCTTTTTTGTTTGGTGCAATTAATGATGGTGAAGGAAATACAAATACTATAAATGGGTATTATCATGATGATAATCATCCtctttttcatgattttaatGGAGTTTTTGAGTTTGGTAAAGATGATAAAAAAGTGGGTAAATTACCTAAGACTTCATTTACTGAGAAACAAAGAAGGAAAAACTTCAGTGACAAGTACCAAGATCTGAGGAGCCTAATTCCCAATCAAACTAAGGTATACTTACTTAATACTTGCCTGTTCCACAATACTTGCTATTGATGATATTTTTCCACACAACATGACACAATCGGGTGCGTATATTCCAGAATGAAGGACGTAATTTCTTCATACTAAATTACTAGCTTCATTTCATTAGAGtgaatatttgtattttaagcAATTTCATTATAAGCATTATAAGCACTAGGCTCAACACCcctaaaatttttcattaattttttgaatCACGGTTTCATCATAGTCGGTAGAATTACTCccttttgtttcattttaaaaattccATTTACATTTTTACACGCTTGcgaatacactaatttaatactttatttaataGCGATAATTATATCCAACTTTTCCGCcataaaattttataactttatttttttatacgcAAACTtgcattttcttaaaatttgtgGTAATTAAGTTTGTTTGATATGACATGTAGGATGATAGAGCATCAATAATATTAGATGCAATAAATCACATTAAGGAGCTAAAAAGAACACTTGGAGAACTCAAAATCCTGGTTGCTAAGAAGAGGATGAATAATCTCAAGCCTGATCAACAAAACCCGGGTCGTGAACCCGACCCAGAAGAGGTATTAAACGGGTTAACCGCCATGCAACTTCGAAGCTCATGGGTTCATAGGAAGTGCAAGGACATAGAACTCGACGTTCGAATTTTAGACGATGAAATAAGCATTAAAATAGCGCAGCGCAAGAAAATTAACTGTTTATTGTCTATTTCAAGGATTCTTGATGAATTCGGGTTAGATTTACACCATGTTGTTGGAGCTCTTGTCGGAGATTATTACACTTTTCTTTTTAACGCTAaggtaatttttgattaaccttACTAATCAAATTCTACTTCCGTTTGAAAGTCTGTCCATTTTGGTTTTCCATAGAAATCGTACATTTTGAGCTTTAATATCTATACTTTAATACGGATCTAACAAGATTCCATAAATATACTCCCCTCTATTTAGAGTCGGTCTTATAAGAGGGTAAGAAGGGTTTGTGCCCCAGGCccattcaaaaaattaaaaagacgctttaatatttaatagttagAGACCTATAATAGTATATTTAATTAGTATTTGGggccataattaatatttcgcCCTAGACCTTTCAAATCTCAGGACTGCCtctaattatttgattttacgATATATGACTCAAAAAGATCTCACATAATTGAGCCATGCTGTGCTGCGAGAGCAAGGGACTAATTGCGTATATATATACTGCTACCATTTTGAAATACTTCCAACATTATGGTTATTAGCAATATTTATCATTCAAGCTTATTTATTGCGGCCTATgtgtaaaaaaaatagagtcaagtaggattttgtttgaatcgtgtaattgtatactttcataatatcaactttttataatttttagattagatgtacatagttcaatatatataaatgataaaaaacaCATCATCTTGCGGAAAAAgttaaatgtagcaagtataacgAAATAAAAGAAGTATAAACAAACTCT
This genomic interval carries:
- the LOC130815821 gene encoding transcription factor bHLH10-like; translation: MYDQTEPAESLDPINIPKTASATVTEKTSDYTWGPTKVNNFYTHNHEMGITHFDELNPYPTTDLLTLLHLPKYSFTSSSNTPLLSPTSSFGSSAFNFPSVMVDNPSGAGSGSSTISHDPLFHLNFPLSQLMFQQSFTDGFNTEREIDVCGNMNGNGNSSFLFGAINDGEGNTNTINGYYHDDNHPLFHDFNGVFEFGKDDKKVGKLPKTSFTEKQRRKNFSDKYQDLRSLIPNQTKDDRASIILDAINHIKELKRTLGELKILVAKKRMNNLKPDQQNPGREPDPEEVLNGLTAMQLRSSWVHRKCKDIELDVRILDDEISIKIAQRKKINCLLSISRILDEFGLDLHHVVGALVGDYYTFLFNAKICEGSSVNASEIANKVIDVVERQHVAAVAVATTSGF